GATTGGAAGAGAAGACCCTGTAATCACAATTATTTTGGTTCATCTCATGTGCTCTTGAACTCAATTTAAGGCAATTGGCTCGGATAGAGATTAAACTACTGGTCTAAAGCTATTCAATTAGTTGCAAAGCAAGcattaaaatgtaaatgcaaCTATTTCACCTTAACCTCTATATATTTTAACAAGTGTGACTATCTTCACCTTAGGAGAGGAGTCACAGGTCTTTTTCAAACTCCAAGTTTAATGGTTACATTCTAGTTTATTAATGTCCCAGACATCATGACACCTGTTCCTCCATGTTTCTCCCTCAGATCACCCAGGAAGAGGACCTTTGCCCAGTGAGCCTAGACAATCACTAAAGCTTCAGGTTgagtaagagaccctgcctcaaagaatatAGTGGAGAGTGAGAGAAGAGGACTCCtggacattgacctctgacctgtgcatgctcacacacacaaacacacactcacacagacataaaaataaatgtaatgataAGTGAAAGCCAGAAATGGCAACCTATGTCTATATTCTAGTTGAAGCTAGGGCAAAAGGACCATTTGAACCCAGGGATTCAAGGTCAGGTGGGCAACATAGTGAAGTCTCATCTCAGGGGGCAGAAAATGATGGAAACAACAGTACCATTACATTTTCAGGGggaaatgtgtatgtgtaaagaTGTATACACATGAACAGCAACAAAAAGGGTTGTTTATACTAAAATGTTAATTAATTATCTCCAGATGGTAGGACTCTGGATTCTTTcagtttcctgtttgtttgttttttccccttgaaaataaatgtattgtgAATTCAAAATAACTTATTTGGCTTTGCTGTACATTACTTAATGTGTTTACTCCATACCATTTACTTCACTTTAGTTGAAATGATCTAAAGTTTATCTTCATTGATTTCCTCTGGTCTCTCTATTAAAGAGCCGCCAAAGACTAAGggtgaaaatgaaaagaaggtCTGGACCCTTTGATAAGTTTTCTATAATTACCAAATAGCTAATGAATAGAACTTAATTTTGTTTACTGAATTAACTTaccttcttttgtcttgttttttaaaagcatgCTAATTCCATTTTCAATGAAGAATTGCTTCCGATTACTTTGTCCGCACAAGGTCCCAATAGCTGGCTTTAAAAGCCCACCCACACATGGGCTCATTTTACAGTCGCTCTCCAATGATGTATATGAAAATCTGGCTATAGAAGACTGGATCCACGACCACATTCATCTAGAAGGCAAGCCGATTCTTTTCCTTTGGAGAAACTCTCCTTCTGTCGTCATCGGTAGGCATCAGAACCCATGGCAGGAATGCAACCTCCATCTGATGAGACAGGAAGGGACGAAACTGGCTCGGAGGAAGAGTGGAGGAGGGGCAGTGTACCACGACATGGGGAACATCAACCTCACCTTCTTTACCACCAAAGCCAAGTATGACAGGATGGACAATCTGAAACTAATCGTGAGAGCTCTGAATGCTGTCCAACCCCAGCTGGACGTGCAGCCCACCAAAAAATTTGACCTGTTACTCGACGGGCAGTTTAAAATCTCGGGAACTGCATCAAAGATCGGCCGGACTGCCGCATACCATCACTGCACCTTGTTATGCAGCACCAACAGGACAGCTCTGTCTTCCTCACTGAAGAGCCCGTACCGCGGGATCAAGAGCAATGCCACTCCCAGCATTCCTTCCGCAGTCAAAAACCTTCTGGAAAGAGATTCCATGCTGACCTGTGACGTTCTGATGAGTGCAGTAGCTGCAGAGTATGCGGCGCATCATCAAATTGATGATCACGTTAACCTAATAAACCCTGCAGATGAGACAGTGTTTCCTGGGATAAACAGCAAAGTCAAGGAACTGCAGAGTTGGGAGTGGGTATATGGCAGGACTCCCAAGTTTACCGTGGACACCACGTTTCATGTGCCGTATGAGCAGACGCCTTTGGAAATCCAAGTGCTCATAGGCGTAAAGAACGGACGAATCGAAAGCTGTGCTATTAAGGCACCCGATCACTGGCTGCCGATGGAAATAAGTGAGAAATTAAACTCGAGCTTTATTGGCAGCAAATTCTGCCCCATTGAAACCACCCTGCTAACGAATATATTACTGAGGACATGCCCAGATGACCATCACTTACACAGTAAATGGAACATCCTGTGTGAAAAAATCAGGGGAATAATGTGACCCTAATAACTGTTTACACTGGCAGtttcagtgagaaaaaaaaattgaaattacaatttattttatgtctctttaaaaaagaaataggggTGCCAGTTTCAACCagttttggtctttgtttgtttgtttagttttggtcttGAAGTGGCTGGCCTGTTCCCAATTGATAATCTGTTGTGAGCTTTGGCCTTCGGAAATGAGCCTTTCAGGGCCTGGTCTTCATTTCTCCTTTCATTAAACTTCAGAGAAGCAACTGTGTCCTTTTCCTTAAGGCTGTCTCCCTACCTGGATTTTGTCCTCCCCTGCTTGTAccgtggtgtgtgtgttggggggaggggcggggggttGTTGGTTTGtcgttttgtttttaaaaaaatcggGGTGTTAAagaatttctgttgctgtgataaaacactatgaccaaaaacaacttggggaggaaagacttTATTTTGTATTACAGTTCCAcaccacagtccatcactgaaggaagtctaAGGATTTCAAGGTaaaaactgatgcagaggccatggggggaggctgctcactggcttgctcagcctgctttcttacagccctcaggaccaccagcccagaggtggctcTGCCCTCATCATAGCTGGACCCTCATCAACCATAGCTCAAGTAAGTACCCCACACGTGTCCACAGTCCAATCTGGGGTGGGGGCgtttttctcaattaaggttccttcttccaaaatgactgtagcttgtgtccaGCTAACACCAGACTAGTCAGCACACGGTCTTAAGAGGCAGCCCTTGTCAGGGTAGAACTCACTATTTGGACGaagatggcctcagactcagagatctgtgtgcttttgactgagtgctggaattaaagccgTGCACCCCATGACCAGTGACTCAAATTTATTACCTTACATCTGGCCTTTCCATTGGTTCAGTCAGCCAGCATGTCCCTGACCCCAAACAGAGACCCCATTcttcatatttttactttttcaagtTTTCACACACCAAACTTTTTCACCAAGTAACTGAAATCACTGTTGGCTGCTTCTTACTCTATATCGAATCCATTTTGCTCCTACACTACTGGGTATTGTGTACACACGTAAACCAAGCACTGCTAAGAACTTCACAGTAAACTGTCATAAATTTCGAAGAATCTCCTATATCAATGTGGTGTAAAGAATGCTCAATTACCTCTGATTAGTTAATAAAAAGCTAAATAGCCAATGAATGGGCAGAGAAATTAGGAAGGCTGAACTACGATGGGGTCTCCAGGGAGGAGGTTGGGAGTGAGGAGGAATTGCTAAGGGAGTTCTTCGTGACTGCTACCGCAAAGCAAACCAAGGGGAGGCTAAATACAAGTACCTTGGGGACTTGGGGCatgtggctgggaagtagctagATTGCACAGAGGGTCGGGTATCTGCTCAGTTATCGTGCTTAAAGCCTGTTGATTAAATCAATAGGTCTCCAACTCAATTACCTGGGAGCTAGCCAGGTTAGAAAAACTGCCAGTTTTACATTTCATCCTATAgataacttttgtttttttggttttgttttgttttttcaagacagggtttctctgtatagccctggctgtcctggaactcactctgtagaccaggctggcctcgaactcagaaatctgccagcatctgcttcccaagtgctgggattacaggtgtgcgccaccactgcacagctcCTATAGATAAGCATAATTTTCGAGAGTGCCCATTAGGATC
The Apodemus sylvaticus chromosome 9, mApoSyl1.1, whole genome shotgun sequence DNA segment above includes these coding regions:
- the Lipt1 gene encoding lipoyltransferase 1, mitochondrial; translated protein: MLIPFSMKNCFRLLCPHKVPIAGFKSPPTHGLILQSLSNDVYENLAIEDWIHDHIHLEGKPILFLWRNSPSVVIGRHQNPWQECNLHLMRQEGTKLARRKSGGGAVYHDMGNINLTFFTTKAKYDRMDNLKLIVRALNAVQPQLDVQPTKKFDLLLDGQFKISGTASKIGRTAAYHHCTLLCSTNRTALSSSLKSPYRGIKSNATPSIPSAVKNLLERDSMLTCDVLMSAVAAEYAAHHQIDDHVNLINPADETVFPGINSKVKELQSWEWVYGRTPKFTVDTTFHVPYEQTPLEIQVLIGVKNGRIESCAIKAPDHWLPMEISEKLNSSFIGSKFCPIETTLLTNILLRTCPDDHHLHSKWNILCEKIRGIM